TGAAGATAAAATATAGAATTTTCTGGTCAAAACTCTGTCAGGACAGAGCACATGGGAAGTTCAACAGGAATGGAATTTGGGCATGACCACAGACAACTTTTCATCAAGTTTCTGGACACTGCCAATCCAGAAGTTTGATTTGCATTATAGTTTTAAGGTCACTAGATATGATGAGGTACAGTTTCCCcccttttggaaaaaaactcttGAGATGCAAAACTCTTCATTTAAGTCGTGTCTGTTGAGCCCAAATTTATCTTTCTGGAAAAATGTGACAACAGGAAAATGCCTAATACGCAATACAGAATGAATATTGCTTGATGCTGATTTCAGAAGACAGAAGTTGACCTGTGACAATATAAACTACTGTACTGAAAATACATCCTATCACTGAATGCTGATGTTAAGTATCATCAACAGGTGATCCTACCCACCAGAAGAAGGATAAGAACCTAAGTGTGACTGTGACTGACTTATATTCTGTGcagtgtgacagtgacagtTCCACAGGACAGGTTTCTGCGAGACACTAACGCATTGCGCGGCTGGCTGTGCACGGCCAGATGCTGGACACTATTATAGCACAGTACTCACGCACTAAGAGCTCCACCTCCTTTGGCATGTCCATCCAGCTTAGTAACAATAACAGAAGCTACATCTACTTTGTCTTTGAAAGCTTTAGCTTGAGCTTCACAAGCTTGGCCAATGGAAGCATCCATCACATAAACAATGTTATCTGGTTGCTAGGAGAAATGAGAAACACGAAGTATTAATTTCCTGCTTTCCTAAATATTGTTcatgcattattattattatataggTTCAGTAGCAGAACTTACTGCAATAACAGTATATAAGAGCTGTATGCTAgagttttaaaacagaaacactGTTTTACGAATAGTATTATCTATTATCTACTGTTTTAATATCTAAGTATTATAATTTTACAAATCGGATGCTGTATGATTATATGATTTATCTACAACACAAAACATTACAGTTTAATAGGTTTGTGCTCATTAGTTATGATTCAAGTGATTTTAGCTAGTATCTTGAGCCAATAAGATAATTAGAATCTACAAGCAATTAATAGAAAACATCTTCCATTTGGTTTTACATTCAGATATTTAAGACAtccattcctttaaaaataagttaGCCATTTGCAGGAATTGTGTGGGAAGTGTCATATTGTCATGCAAGACCACAGAATCAAACAAATAGCCAGACTTTTTAAACCCATAGAAACAACAGCTTCATTTACATATCAAAACTGTTGAAAGTTATCCAATCATCTTCTCTGTTTCAGTGCAATTATTTGCGACAATCACAGAAAGTTTAGTATTCATAGTTAAAGGAAACCAGACCAGACTGGTTCTTTAATCTAGCTTTTCAATGCAAAGAtcctgaaaaggaaaagttaaAGCAGGAATGGCAGTCTGGTTATATGCAAGCATCCTTGAACAGAAGAATAGAAGAATTAAAACTGTCACAAAACTAACAAGCACTGGTCATTCAGCCTTTGCTTATTCATACCTGTTTGTAATTTCTAATATAATCTAGGAGGTAAAGCAAAATGCACACAGAACATTAGGATAAAGATGAATCAACTGTCATCAAATGCCAAGTTACTGTATTTCTCAAAACTACTCACTATGGCATTAGCAACTTGTAACATTTCTTCAAACAAAGAGTCTTCTTGTTTGTGACGTCCACTTGTATCAACAATGATTATTTCAAAGTTTTCATTCTTAAATTTCTCAACACCTTCTGAGGCAATTATTACAGGATCCATTTCTGTATAACTGATCAAAAAGAGAAATAGAGATTCAGAATTTCGTCATTTGACTATAAACTTGTTAACTATAAATCTGTCTGTATTTCAAGAGGGAAATTTCCTCTTCTGTAAAGcaaaaattgattaaaaatcTGTCTTCCTAAGCCATTTGCCCTTACTGCTCAGTGAACTGAAGCACAAAGCCTGAAGTCTGTCTCACCTGCTGGAAGCTGCAGTAAGTTCTACAAGACCCTCTCTCAAATAAGATTTAGCTGAGCATCTAGACAGTTCACCTCCAGTGAATCTTAGGGGAAAGTTATTTACTGTTTTAGGAAAGACATTTCAGGTCCCCCTCTGTCTCTATttgataataaaaattaagcaTCCAAAAATTATATCCTTTGATCTGTGAGGTACTTCCCAAAAATCTGGCCATGACTGGTAAAAGTCTGTGAACTCCCATACACTGAGTAAGCACTACAGGGAAGTACTCCTGGACACCTGATCTCTTTGTACACTATCCTACCTGCTACTCCTGGCAATATACTGAAGTGGACAGAATTTTCATCTCAACAGAGCAAGTATTACTCAGAATATATTactaaaatgaaagcaattagGCCATGCTAGATGGGGTTTAGTGCAAAATGTTCAGAACAGAACAATATATAATTGGAATTGAATTGTTCTCCAAAGTGTTTCTGAAAGATGCTTACCTCCCATAAAAGGGAATTCTTGCTTTTGTGGCATTCTGCTTTAACTGGTCAAAAGCACCTGCAAGACAGGTATGGTCAAGGGACTACTTAAGGAAATCTTCAAATATTATAGCTAGAGAACTACATCATTAAAGTCTGTGTTACCTGCTCTGTATGTGTCTGCACATATTAGACAAGTCTTCCAGCCTTTCCTCTGATAGAAGTAGGCTAACTGAAATGAAACCCAAAACAAGCAGTTACACTGAAGTCCCATTGTCATGACACTTCTAACAGCCTGAAGTCACACACAGAGGACACAAACTCAAGCTAGCCCTTCTATAACTGAGGCCACAGAGTAAGACTGTTCACGGTTAGCATGGCCATTATTTAGAAAAGCatgttatatatatttattaatggCAAGATGAAAACACCTGCTTGATTCTGCTTCTGATTTCAATTTCTTGAAATGGCAATCTCTAGGAATGACTACAAGTAACTTAAGTTCCCATTTTACTAACTCCTGAATTCTCCTTAGTGTTAGTACTGCAGACTGGACTAGCAGGTAGAAACTACCCAAACCAATACTTCAGTATCAAGTACCATAATGGCTACAACTTGTACAGCTCTGAGTTTTTGTACTTTCAGAGGAACAAACCTATTTCCATTGAAAGGACATGTTTTAAAGCAGTGGACAGAATCCTTAACCTTCCTACAACACTCAGCTTTACAGGTGCTACGTATATTCACAAAACACTGACCAAATACAAATGTTCAAAATAAAGTCCACCTACATAAGCACTAAGAAAGTCTTCTGAAATCAGAGCAGACTATACTGAATATTTCAGTATGTGTGAATCTCAAAAGGAGAtgacaaaaaacaacaaagatgTGTCTTTTTTCCACAGGATAATTTCTCCTCACAACTTGGAATGTATCAAGCTCTGTCCTGGGGTGAATGATGAGCGAGTCAAGAGCTTATGGTTTGAGATAAAAGGGCAGATTAGTGAGGGGGATGCTGTTGTGGGTGCTTGGTACGGGCCACCTGATCAGAAGGAGCAAGTGGATGAGGCTTTCTACAGGCATCTTGAAGCACCCTCAAAGTCATAGACCCTGGTTCTTGTGGAGGACCTTAACTACCCTGACATCTGCTGGAGAAGCAACACAGTGAAGCACAAACAGTTCAGGAGGTTCctggaaaatggaaagcagATATTACAACTTCCTGTCACAGGTAGTGGACAATCCCACAAGGAATGGTGTTCTGTTTGACCGTACACTAACAAACAGGGAAGGCCTTGTTGCAGATGTGAACATATGTCGAttcagagcatttttttttagccttaaaaaaatacaaacacaaattTCCTCAATGAATCTGGGGTTGGAGGAGGCTGAACATCACCAACTTACACTTAACTGATACTTTGTATCTAATACAAAGGTCAAATTCCACTGTTTTTCTAAATAAGTAATGGAATGAACACCCATTCTTAGTATTTAGTCTTAAACCTAGAAAGTGAACTACAGTGTTGTGATTTTACTAAGTACAAGGACAAATAAAGACTCGCTTATAGGGTATTGTTCCATCAAGAGTTCAGTTTAAACACTTTTGAAGGAAGTCCTACAAGCCATAAATTGCCCcaaaagaatataaatattacTTTCAACATTCATTTCATCTCAGAAACCTCTCGGCAAACATATCTCTACACGGTAGTGAGTTAGAACATTCCTAtgaacaaaaccagcacagatcACAAGCCAATCCTACCTAAGGAGCCCAATGACCACCAGCTtcccaaagtaaaaaaaaaaaaaaaaaaccacaaaaccaaaaccaaacaaacaaaaaaacacaaacaaaaaaaaacacaaaacaaaaaaaaaacccacaaacattCAAAGAGAGCCACTGCACTTACCTTTGAACAAGTTGTTGTTTTACCACTTCCTTGCAAACCAACAAACATTAtaatattctgttttcctttggtaGGTGTCCATGCCTTGACTCCAGGATCTACAAGCTAAAGAACAAAGTAACACAGATAACAGAACTAAATTTCAAAAGCATGGAAAAGGTGGTGTCACAGTCATGCCAGGTGCCTGGTTTCAtattcaaaggagaaaaacagtttttgcAGAGTCTCAATTTAGCTTAGATTTTTGCTAATTTACAGTGAACAAAACAACAGCCCTTACAAGGCATCTATAGTATATAATGTTCTGCATAATAATTCTGCAACAACAACAGTGTTAGTCTCTTTCTAATACCAAGCACAGTCAGGATGGCCTCTATATATGGCACAGGGATAACTACCAACACAGAAAGGTGACCTCCACCCCACTTGTCACTGCTCAGGATGGGCTTCTTCCAGTGAGAATCCTACAgcacagaagatttttttaaagttgctgTCTCACTTGTGAAATGAGTAGAAGGTAGACACACATTCCTGAGAGCCACCATACCTCTGGGCATAGACTATAGAAGAACAAAAGACTACACTGTTAACTGGAAAGAGGGCAGAATACAGATACTCAAGTCCTGATTTGACCAAGCAGGCAGATTTATGAGAAATGTTGCATTGAGCTGCTGGATTGTATAAATTGTCTGAACATTAGGGTAGCAAAGCTGTGTTCTGGGACAAGCAGAGGCAGTCTAGAAGCTAGTAGTACTTTACTCTTGTCTTTACATTTTAACTGAAGAATAAGAACAATTGAACTTAAAGCTTAAACTGAAGTTAGTTTGAGAAACACCCAGGATGTAGTTTCAATGAAAATACTGCTGTTTGCAGTATTGCAGTTATGCTTTCACATCAGAAAGCACAACTGCAGGTACCACATAACCACCTAGAATTTTGGCTTGCTACTGCACTACTTCCAAGCCCAGACCGTACAAGGAAAGTGATGCAATGCAGAATTTTGAAGTCCTACCTTAACAAGCTCTTTAAAGACTGCATGCTggatcatttttcttttgttaaggCCAGATGCCATTTCTTCAAGATCAATTGCAGACCTGAGTTAGAGAAAAGCATGAAACACTAGCATAAGTTAAAGCCATCACTTGAACCTAGTAATAAAGTTTTTGCAACTGCAACAGCACCCTGATTTGTTCTGAGTTTTCAGATAAGATGTACTTAAGAAGTGACATGCACTGGAGACATTCTTATGCAGAGGACAAAGGTTTCTAAAATGCATCTTTCAGAATTGCATTTACTTAATCTGAAAATAGGCAAAGTAACAGTGCTAATTACATACACAGGTTTATTTATAGCCAGCACAGAAGATGTGAAGATGATGTGTCTAGGAAATAATGAAGAACTTGTTTATCAGACAACTCAACTGATGACGGCAACAGATTTTTGAAACAAGCCTGTAACAGCAATAAATGGCTAAATTTGACCAAAGACTCTTTTGATGGAACTGGCTAAACATTTAGTTTGAACAGCTGTTTTCCTGTTAAATGTAAACTGGGtgtttctaaaaaaaaacccaacaaatgaAGTTATAAATTAGTTGTTCTTTTGTAAACCCAAATTATAACTTTTACAAATATCAAAAGTTAAATGCATTTTGATTATTTCACTTACTTGACATTTTCTCTAAGTTGCTTCACAAGTTTGATATTAACATCAGCTTCCAGTAATGCTGTACATACTTCTTTTAACATAGCATTCAAAACCTTTGgagtataaaagaaaaatcagaaaaaatgttttacaatACACAGAGATTAACAAAATAAGAATGTGAAAGTCTATTTATGATATAACCATGGCTTTCACAAATTAAATGAATGTAGTCCTATCATTAAATTGACTGTCACAAAAAAAGTCTGTGCATTTCTTCCTAtgtaaaagcaatttaaatCTGAAAGGGAAGGGCTCTCAATTGTAACAACTACACACTATAGAACACTAACACAAAACACTTCCTACTGCATTATGACCAACAGCTCGTATGGCAGCAAGACTTCCTGAACCCCCCTCTGAGTACTCCTTAGAGAATACGCCAAAAAAATTGCAGATCACAACACCATTTCTGTAACAGTATTCCTTAGCTAAAGATGGACATCCTGCTAGCTGCATTTTCAGAAACTGGACTGCTGCTCTGATTGTATGCCTTTTAGGCAAACAGGTGCCTCAGCTAGAAATCCTGTTTATTCTGAGTTTTCAAAGTCTTgaacagaaagatttttctgaaaGTAACACCTGCATAAATGGTCTGATTTTCACATCTTGAGCAGGATAGAAGTTTCCATTGCTGTAAAAATTTAATTGGGCTGTATCTGATTCAATTAAGGATTTGTCTCCTGGCAAAAGatacattaaaacattttctctatGCATAAGTTCTAACCCTAGAGCTCTCAATGAGCCTATTTTTAGTTACTTTAAACCACCCATCCTTCCACCTGCAAAGAATTTCTAGCAATCTATGTACTCAGAGACACTTTGAAACCATCACATTAGTTAGGAGTTCAATGCAAGGTGAAAAACTATGACAGAACACACCGAGTTCTAATTTCAAACTCTTACTTAGAGAAAATACAGGCCATGTTAACCCAAACAAAATTCCACACTCTAGTTTGAATATAAAGGCAGCAAATGCAACACATTCCTCACATTTCAGACAGCAAAGCTTACATTTGTTCTTCTACATTTCAGCTTCTAGCAGCCTAGTACACATCTGCATAGTCtgcctgtgcacacacacataaatcAGAGCAGGCACCTATCCTTCCATCCAAACTTAGGCACACACTGCCTCCACAGAACACTAATCTCCCTAAGTACAGCCACCAGGCTCAAGGACCCTTTGACTACAGGACCCACTATGTCTGAGGTGATGACCCATGAATAAATCTAGTTTTAAGTTCTGGCAATACTGTTAGGGGCTTAAAACCTTTAGTAGAAATTttacttgaaggaaaaaaaagtctaggTAGCCCACTTCAAGCTTCTCATCAGCCTTTGAGAACTTTTTCTCAGAACTTTTCCAGAGCTAGTGCCATCACATTTGTACACTACATACCTCTTCATTGATAATTGTGGCATTGCTCAGTGAGCGCAAGgctgaagttatttttcttccaagatCTGCCAGAACCATTTTGGCGGCTTCAAGTATGACTCAGAAGGATCtggaaaaagattaaataaaattttaaactagTTGAAGCTATGCATTCACAAATTAATTATTCAAGTAACCTTTAGGTAAAAAACCTGCTTTGCATTCCAGAAAGTGCAcaagttttactttttaaagttattttaggAAATATTGGCCTGAAGTTATTTTTAGGCAATCCCAATGGCCTACTTAAAAAGAGATACCACACTTCAATTAGGAAGGATTTCACTATGTAGAATAAATGTGCATTGAATTCaccatgaaaaaaaccaaacaaaacagtCCAGATAGACTTCCAGAAAGAATGCCAATGCTTTTTATCCTCTTATCAGCAATATGCTACATGACAGAACAAAATCAGGCAGAACAGCCTAGAAACTCTGCAAACTCTGTACGAccagaagcaaaatattttgctagcAAAATTCAACGTTATTTATCAGTTGCATTTTATCCAGCTTTCATTAATCAAACTGAATTTCCCATTTCAGTAACCCTACAAACATACTTGCATTTTAATAAGGGAAATTCATATTGTAGTTTTCAATGGCTGTACTGGAAAAACAGACCATTTTTGCTCACTAGAAACACAAACCTCACATATAAGCCTAAAGTATACCATAACTTACACTTGGGAAACCATAAAAACTTAATTTCTGAAGGGTTCACATTCTAGTCGACATGCTAAACCACTCCACCCCCTATATTAGGTGGCAAGATATTCAGAACACATGTAGAATCAGAAACCTAAAATTCTGATTAAGGGCAAACCAAAACCTGTCTGAAGAACAAACATTTGCAACACCACAGCTATGGCTGAAATGGAGCACTTCAAATGCTTCTTGTTTATCTTCCACTTTCAGTGTTGCTTTCCTGTACTCAGCTGAAACTGCTTCCTTGCTGACAGCCCAAATTGGAATATCACATTTGAGCTCCTCCTTTCAGAACTGAAAGCTAAATTCTCAATAGTGGGAGTCTCTGTAATCAAAACAGATGAgagtttcaaatatttttggaaCGTCCCCCTGCCtcaaatgagaagaaaaagaagaaaggccAGCCCATTTATTGAAATGAAGAATGCACCACTAGCTACATTCTGATTTAAGAGGGCATCAATGTGCCTAACAAAGCAGCTCACTGTATACACACAgtttaaactgttttaaaagcacagtttaaaatgttttaaaacgttaaaatgttttgttttttatttataaataataaaatatatattccaAAAGAGCTAAAACAAGGCACCCGTGTAAGTCAACCTCCGGATTGCTTTGTCTAATTGAGACTTATTATTGTTACCAACCTGGTAGTTTAAACCAGCAACAAAGCCCCAAAAACAACTGCCAATCTAACCCACCCTCCCCTGATACTAAGGTCACAATGCAAAACAAAGTCTTCAGAAGCTTCAGAAGATGTAGGTTAAATAAATCCTGTGAAAGTACAGGAGCTGGGTATGGCAAATAATACAAACATATTTACACATTTCAGATTTAAGGTATATTAAATGTACAAGCAATGATATCCATTACAATGCCATCtcaatattaaatttaaaaattagtctGTTTCCTAAGGAACTCTGCCAGAAGAGTATTTGCAAACTAGTACACTAATAGAAATTTATGTCCATTTTCTTACATTGCTGTAAGGGTACTTCTACATGTTATCTGAAGTGGTAAAACTCCAAGGTTTCCTTAGAAGGCATACAAGTCATATTACTGCAGAATAATTCTAAAAAAGCATTATCATTAATAGGCTCTACCAAACAGTCTCAGCAAAACTGGTgttcaaaacattttccagcTCATTTTCTGTGATAATCACAATgtgtaagaaaaaacaaagcccCAAACCTTTAAAAATAGAGCTGCACCTCAGTGAACTTTGAGCTGCTAAGACAGCAACCAATGACAAAACTTAACTATAACACTTAGATATATCAGCTAAGAAATTTGATAGGATGACCAACATAGAGAAGTCACGTGAATACTCATTTAAAATTAGTTTCCAGAGTTCTGCAGATCTCCAAATACAGAAGGTTAATTACATCCTAATAAATGAATGTTTCCTCTGCAGAATTCCAAAAGCTTCTTCTGACAGCCTCACAACAGGAATAATTCAAATCCTTTGCTAAGGAGAGGAGTTTAAGCATTTTCATATAAACTGCTCTTACTAGCACATTAAGAAATCGTAAGTCATCAGACTTTCTAAGGGCTGTCAAGTACAGAAATTAACAGAACGTGTGACACAGTCCATCCAAGTTGAGAGACACACAAGGTGTTTTAGCAGGTAGCCAGCTTGGGTTGGCAGATAGCCAGAAGGGCATTAGCTGTAA
The window above is part of the Vidua macroura isolate BioBank_ID:100142 chromosome 6, ASM2450914v1, whole genome shotgun sequence genome. Proteins encoded here:
- the SRP54 gene encoding signal recognition particle 54 kDa protein isoform X1 — encoded protein: MVLADLGRKITSALRSLSNATIINEEVLNAMLKEVCTALLEADVNIKLVKQLRENVKSAIDLEEMASGLNKRKMIQHAVFKELVKLVDPGVKAWTPTKGKQNIIMFVGLQGSGKTTTCSKLAYFYQRKGWKTCLICADTYRAGAFDQLKQNATKARIPFYGSYTEMDPVIIASEGVEKFKNENFEIIIVDTSGRHKQEDSLFEEMLQVANAIQPDNIVYVMDASIGQACEAQAKAFKDKVDVASVIVTKLDGHAKGGGALSAVAATKSPIIFIGTGEHIDDFEPFKTQPFISKLLGMGDIEGLIDKVNELKLDDNEALIEKLKHGQFTLRDMYEQFQNIMKMGPFSQILGMIPGFGTDFMSKGNEQESMARLKKLMTIMDSMNDQELDSTDGAKVFSKQPGRIQRVARGSGVSTRDVQELLTQYTKFAQMVKKMGGIKGLFKGGDMSKNVNPSQLAKLNQQMAKMMDPRVLHHMGGMAGLQSMMRQFQQGAAGNMKGMMGFNNM
- the SRP54 gene encoding signal recognition particle 54 kDa protein isoform X2; protein product: MVLADLGRKITSALRSLSNATIINEEVLNAMLKEVCTALLEADVNIKLVKQLRENVKSAIDLEEMASGLNKRKMIQHAVFKELVKLVDPGVKAWTPTKGKQNIIMFVGLQGSGKTTTCSKLAYFYQRKGWKTCLICADTYRAGAFDQLKQNATKARIPFYGSYTEMDPVIIASEGVEKFKNENFEIIIVDTSGRHKQEDSLFEEMLQVANAIQPDNIVYVMDASIGQACEAQAKAFKDKVDVASVIVTKLDGHAKGGGALSAVAATKSPIIFIGTGEHIDDFEPFKTQPFISKLLGMGDIEGLIDKVNELKLDDNEALIEKLKHGQFTLRDMYEQFQNIMKMGPFSQILGMIPGFGTDFMSKGNEQESMARLKKLMTIMDSMNDQGGDMSKNVNPSQLAKLNQQMAKMMDPRVLHHMGGMAGLQSMMRQFQQGAAGNMKGMMGFNNM